The DNA sequence TAAAATCGGAAAACCGACTGCCAAAGAGTGTGGCACGGATCCGGTCACCCGCAATAACAGGAAGCCCATCGAGTAAACTTCCTATATACTTACTATCCCGATCGAGATTCGTTGCATTCACAGGAACGAGAACAACATTGTTTGCAGGATTCCACGATATCTTCCTTACCAGAATCTTCTCATCTAAACTTATCTGGGCATTGCCACGGGTTAAACCGTCGATTTGGATCTTACTCATTCCTCTCTCTTCTTTAAAAGCAGGCATTATCTTTGCGACGGTACTTCTCTTACCTACGATTTCTACAATATCTCCAACCGTAGCATGCAACTTTTCAATATCAGCGGGATCGATTCGCGCTAACCCTCTTCCCACATCTTTTCTTACTGCTTCCGCAACCTTTAAAGATATTTCACTATTGTCTTTCATCCTAAAAATGCTCCCCGTCTTCCCTATAAAAAACATAAAATTTTAAAAGAAACGCATATTTTTCCTGTTAGCCTGAATACTTATCTTGCTAGTTTTATTTCCAGTACCCCATTCTTATAGGTATGTATCATGGTATCTTTGGTAAAGCTTTCTTTCAGAAGAATCTCCTTATAATATTTCTTCTGTTGAGTTTCGGCTGAAATTTCTAATATATCATCTTTTATGCTTACCTGAATATCCTTCTCATCTACTCCGGGCATTTCGGCGATGATTTGAATATGATGTGCCTCCTCAAAGATATCTACTAAAGGCTCTCGCACCTCATCTACACCAACATCGCCTTTTTTGTCCTTGCGTATATTACCAAAGGGTTCAACCTTTACCTTATCAGTACCAAAACCACCTACCTTTATAGAAAAGCCATATACACCACTCAAATTTTTGTTCAGACCTTTGATCTCACCCGTTTTCTGAAATTCCTTCCCTTTTTCCGTAAGATCTGATAGCTTGTCCACAAGATCACCCAAACCCTTAAAGATACCGCCTAATCCTATGTCAAAACTGCCCTCTGATTCTCTTTTTTCGCCTTTTTTGGATGCCATAACATTCTTCCTTTCTTAAAAAGATAATAGTTTTTGTAAGGAAAGCTGTACGTCAGACTAAATTTTGCACATTGCGGTTAATCTCAGGTGTAGTTTGTATTGTAATTCCGTACTTCTTGACTTTATAATGCATGGTTTTGTAATCAACTTTGAGAATCTTGGCTGCCTGGCTTTTATTTCCTCTGGTTCTTTTTAGCACCTCCTCAATTAACCTTTTTTCTGCGTCTTCAATACATTTAGCTACGGTATCATGAAGGGAAAGTTCTTTACCATTATTAATATCTAAATTTGAAGAAGTTGTACAATCGGTCGCCTGAATTTGGTGTCTTATACCAGACGCCTGATCTTCCCCATGATACTGTTGTTGTTTTGTTTCCAGCATATTTACAACAAGATGTTTAGGCTCAATAATTTCTCCTGATAATAATACTGCCCGACGGATAACATTTTT is a window from the Candidatus Jettenia sp. genome containing:
- a CDS encoding Hsp20/alpha crystallin family protein; translation: MASKKGEKRESEGSFDIGLGGIFKGLGDLVDKLSDLTEKGKEFQKTGEIKGLNKNLSGVYGFSIKVGGFGTDKVKVEPFGNIRKDKKGDVGVDEVREPLVDIFEEAHHIQIIAEMPGVDEKDIQVSIKDDILEISAETQQKKYYKEILLKESFTKDTMIHTYKNGVLEIKLAR